One window of the Triticum dicoccoides isolate Atlit2015 ecotype Zavitan chromosome 3B, WEW_v2.0, whole genome shotgun sequence genome contains the following:
- the LOC119276381 gene encoding zinc finger protein ZPR1-like, protein MANSGDEARVVTDLRSAAESAGGDEALHEIESLCMRCGENGTTRLLLTTIPNFREVVLMAFECPHCNERNNEVQFAGQLQPKGCCYRLEIPQGQNEVLNRQVVKSDSATIKIPELDFEIPPEAQRGTLSTVEGIIMRAVEELQALQDERKKADPQKAEAIDQFLIKLRSLGSGEAAFTFVLDDPAGNSFIENPHVPSSDPSLSVSFYERTSEQQAALGFLVDPPTGESGDPSQNASTVEANSVELPKVPHGSVGAVAGRRAIAQGNPDEIAAALCRYTAPEEVDTLPSTCGACGAACVTRFFATKIPYFREVIVMAASCDLCGYRNSELKPGGEIPAKGKKIMLHVQNVKDLSRDVIKSDSAAVKVPELELELSMGTLGGIVTTVEGLIVKICEALERVHGFQLGDSTNEWKKKKWDDFQQRLSKLLSLQEPWTLIIDDALAALFVAPATDLIEDDSQLLIEDYERSWEQNEELGLNDMDTSSADIAYNMTSAE, encoded by the exons ATGGCAAACTCCGGCGACGAGGCGCGCGTTGTGACGGACCTCCGCTCCGCTGCGGAGTCGGCGGGCGGCGATGAGGCGCTTCACGAAATCGAGTCTCTCTGCATGCGCTGCGGCGAGAAT GGCACCACGAGGTTGCTGCTGACTACGATCCCCAACTTCCGGGAG GTTGTTCTGATGGCTTTCGAGTGCCCGCATTGTAATGAAAG GAACAACGAGGTCCAGTTTGCTGGACAGCTCCAGCCCAAGGGATGTTGCTACCGCTTGGAGATCCCTCAAGGGCAGAACGAG GTACTGAACCGTCAGGTCGTCAAATCTGATTCAGCAACTATCAAG ATTCCGGAACTGGACTTTGAAATTCCTCCGGAAGCTCAACGTGGAACACTTTCAACA GTGGAAGGGATTATTATGCGAGCTGTGGAGGAGTTGCAGGCACTTCAAGATGAAAGAAAG AAAGCGGATCCTCAAAAAGCTGAAGCTATTGATCAGTTTTTAATAAAATTGAGATCTCTTGGATCAGGAGAAGCTGCGTTTACCTTTGTTCTTGATGATCCTGCTGGAAACAGCTTCATCGAGAACCC GCATGTTCCTTCATCAGATCCTTCGTTATCTGTCAGTTTCTATGAAAGGACATCTGAACAACAAGCAGCACTTGGTTTTCTTGTTGATCCACCAACCGGAGAATCTGGAGATCCTTCGCAGAATGCTTCAACAGTTGAGGCAAATTCTGTCGAGTTACCAAAGGTGCCCCATGGATCAGTTGGAGCTGTCGCAGGTCGTCGTGCTATTGCTCAGGGAAACCCTGATGAAATTGCTGCAGCGCTGTGTAGGTATACAGCTCCAGAAGAG GTTGATACTTTGCCATCAACATGTGGAGCCTGTGGAGCTGCATGTGTGACTCGTTTCTTTGCTACAA AAATCCCGTATTTCCGTGAGGTAATTGTTATGGCAGCTTCATGTGACCTGTGTGGTTATCGCAACTCAGAG TTGAAGCCTGGCGGTGAAATTCCGGCTAAAGGAAAGAAAATTATGTTACATGTGCAAAATGTAAAAGATCTTTCTCGCGATGTCATAAAG TCAGATTCTGCCGCTGTGAAAGTACCTGAACTTGAGTTGGAGCTGTCAATGGGTACATTGGGTGGTATTGTCACGACAGTTGAAGGTTTAATTGTGAAAATATGTGAGG CTCTGGAGCGGGTTCATGGATTCCAATTGGGTGATAGCACAAATGAATGGAAGAAAAAGAAATGGGATGATTTCCAGCAAAGATTATCAAAG CTCCTGAGTTTACAAGAGCCCTGGACCTTAATTATCGATGATGCGTTAGCGGCTTTGTTTGTCGCCCCAGCCACAGATTTGATAGAAGATGACAGCCAGCTACTCA TTGAGGACTATGAGAGGAGTTGGGAGCAGAATGAGGAGCTTGGCTTGAATGACATGGACACCTCCTCTGCAGACATTGCTTACAATATGACCAGCGCAGAATAA
- the LOC119276382 gene encoding neural Wiskott-Aldrich syndrome protein-like → MRRPAMGRAMAPLLVLAVLAVAAARAGALDGDVKCAECGTGTVPVLPPPPPYYYYSPPPPASYPGVSNCPPPPGGYIQIGGSAPGKGRMYPQDPGFMPSSAPPRHGSSAVHLTVCSFAALAILRAFW, encoded by the coding sequence ATGCGGCGGCCGGCCATGGGAAGAGCAATGGCGCCGCTCCTCGTGCTGGCGGTCCTCGCCGTCGCGGCGGCCAGGGCCGGGGCTCTTGACGGAGATGTCAAGTGCGCTGAGTGCGGCACGGGCAcggtgcccgtgctgccgccgccgccgccgtactaCTACTACAGCCCTCCACCTCCGGCGTCCTACCCCGGTGTCTCCAACTGCCCGCCGCCGCCAGGGGGGTACATCCAGATCGGGGGCTCGGCGCCGGGCAAAGGGCGCATGTACCCGCAGGACCCCGGGTTCATGCCATCCAGCGCGCCGCCCAGGCATGGGAGCAGCGCCGTCCATTTAACCGTATGTTCGTTTGCGGCGTTGGCGATTCTACGGGCCTTTTGGTGA